The nucleotide sequence CGAAACGTATGCGAGCGCAGCGACGGCGAGCAATCGATACGGATTTTGGCGGATGAGCATCATCATTTCACGACAGAAAATGCATCGGCGTTATTGCTCGGGTCGATGTAACGGCCATTTTTGTCTTTGCCTTTGAACGGAATGCATCTCCTCTGAATTGCCTTGAGTGAGCGCCATTGTTCAACGACGTGGATACCGCGCACATCCTGGCACAGATAGAACGCCGCATGATTGCCATGCGATCGGCTTGGGTAGCGATCATTCTCGAAAGTTGCAATCACGGTTCCGGCGCGAATACTCCAGTCGCCGCTTGCTTTTTTTTCCGGGCGCCAGATGGCGGTGGGGCCGACGGAAGTATAAATTTTGACCAGCGCGACGCATTCGCCGTCGCCCGCCAGCTTTTGCCCGACGAGTTCGGCCGCCTTCTCATACACATGAGCCATCTTTTACCACTCCTTCGGTTGACGAAGGTTTGATGGTCGCAGCGGCGAAGATGAGCGGAAATAGGACGAGTTAGAAAGTACGCGTTGTCCGGCGATGCTGTACGAGAAACGGCATACCGTATTGCTGGCCGCGTCAGCGAGTGTGTTATGCGGTCGTCGGCAGCGCCCCACGGCGCTGCCGGCCCGATCAGAACGAGTGTTCCGGGCCCGGGAACGAACCATCCTTCACCGCGCGCACGTATGCTTCGACGGCCGCCTGGATGTTCGGCTCGCCCTGCATGAAATCCTTCACGAAGCGCGGCCGCTTGCCGGGGAACACGCCGAGCATGTCGTGCAGCACGAGCACCTGGCCCGAGCAGTCGGCGCCTGCACCGATGCCGATCGTCGGCACGCGCAGCATCTGCGTGACCTCGGACCCGATCAGCGTCGGCACGGCTTCGAGCAGGACGACCTGCGCCCCGGCCGCTTCGACCGCACGCGCGTCGCGCAGCAGTTGCGCGGCGCCGGCTTCGGTCTTGCCTTGCACCTTGAAGCCGCCGAACGCGTGCACCGACTGCGGCGTGAGGCCCACGTGCGCACACACGGGCACCGCGCGCTCGACGAGGAAGCGGACCGTCTCGGCGAGCCATTCGCCGCCTTCGAGCTTGACCATCTGCGCACCAGCGCGCATCAGCTTGACGCTGCTTGCGAATGCCTCGGCCGGCGTGCCGTACGTGCCGAACGGCAGGTCGGCCATGATCAGCGCGCGCGGCTGCGCGCGGGCGACGCAGGCGGTGTGATACGCGATGTCGTCGAGCGACACGGGCAGCGTGGTCGTGTGGCCCTGCAGCACGTTGCCGAGCGAATCGCCGATCAGCAGCACGTCGACGCCCGAACGGTCGAGCAGTGCGGCAAAGCTCGCGTCGTAGCAGGTGAGCATCGCGATCTTCTCGCCGGCGTCGCGCATTGCCTGCAGCTTGGGCACCGTGACGGCAGGCCGGCTCGATTCCTGGAGATAGGTCATGGGAAATCCGGTTCGAATAGGTGAGGAACGACAGGCGAGGACGCGTCAGCGCGTCGTCTCGCCCTTGACGAAGAATTCCTTGCGGCCGCGCATCGTCTCGATGCGCTCGACCAGCAGGGCGAGATCTTCGGGGGAATCCAGCGGATTCAGGTGTTCCGCGGCGACCGTCAGCACCGGCGTGCGGTCGTAGTGGTAGAAGAATTCGTTGTACGCGTCGACGAGCGAGCGCAGGTACGCATCGCTGATCTGCAGCTCCATCGGCAGCCCGCGCTTCTGGATGCGCGAGAACAGCACTTCGGGGCTCGCCTGCAGGTAGACGACGAGATCGGGCGACGGCGCCTGCGGCACGTCCACGTGCGTCGCGACCGAGCGGTAGAGCTGCCACTCGTCTTCCGGCAGGTTCAGCCGCGCGAAGATGTCGTTCTTCTGCGGCATGAAATCGGCGATGACCGGGCGGCCCGTGTCGAGCGCACCGATCAGCTCGCGTGCCTGCTGCGCGCGCTGCAGCGCGAACGACAGCTGCACGGGCAGCGCGTAGCGCGCGGTATCGCGATAGAAGCGTTCGAGGAACGGGTTGTCCTGCGGGCGCTCGAGCAGCGTCTGCATCGACCAGCGTTCGCCGAGCAGGCGCGCGAGCGTCGTCTTGCCGACGCCGATCGGGCCTTCGATCACGAGATAGCGGTGCGGGGCGCGCAGGTCGGGCGCGGTGACGGTGAGGGGAGTCGGGGTCATCGGCAGCGGTTCTTGTCGGCGTCTTCGCTGGCAGCGAGCGCCTTCTGCATCAGGCACTGGCAGGTCTGCACCTTCTCGACGCGCTGGTCCGCGACGGCGGCGAGGAAGGTGTCGGCCCGGCCGCGCGCGGGGATGTCGAGTGCCGGCTCGATCTCGACGAGCGGCACGAGCGCGAACGCACGGTCGGTGAGGCGCGGATGCGGGACGATCAGGTCAGGCTCGTCGATCGAATCGTCGCCGAACAGCAGGATGTCGAGATCGAGCGTGCGCGGCGCATTGCGATACGGGCGCTCGCGGCCGAAGTGATGTTCGATCTTCTGGCACAGCGCGAGCAGCTCGCGGGCCGACAGCGTCGTGTCGAGCTTGACGACGCAGTTGTAGTAGTCGTCGCCGCCCGCTTCGAAGGGCGCCGTGCGATACAGGCTCGATTTGCCGAGGATCGAGATGGTGCGCTGCTGCGCAAGGCACACCACCGCGTCCTTCAGGGTCTGGCGCGCATCGCCGAGATTCGCCCCCAGTCCGATATATGCAACCGTCATGGCATCACTTCCTACGTCGTTCGCCGGCGAGCGCGTCAGTCGTCGGAACCGCCCGAGGCGTCCGGTGCCGGCTCGGCGGCACCTTCACCCGGCTTGCGGTTTCGCACGCCGCCGCGGCGGCGCCGCTTGCGGGGCGATTTTTCCTTCGTGCCGCCCTGCGTGAGCAATGCCTCGCGAGCGGCCGCGTCGCCTTCGATGAAATCCGTCCACCACTGTCCGACTTCCATATCGAGCTCGCCGGATTCGCAGCGTAACAGGAGGAAATCATACCCCGCTCTAAACCTTTGGTGTTCCAGCAGCCGCATCGCGCTGCGGCCCGAGCGTTTCTCGAGACGCAGCTGCAGGCCCCAGATCTCGCGCATGTCGGCCGAGTAACGCTTGTGGATCGCGAGTTTCTCGGTCTGCATGTCGAGCACGTCGTCCATCGCGCGATGGAGCGCCGGCACCGGGATTTCGCCTTCGGCCGTGTATTGCTCGAAGCGCTGGCGCATGTCGTGCCACAGCAGCGTCGCGAACAGGAAGCCCGGCGAGACCGGCTTGCCGGCGCGCACGCGTGCATCGGTGTTGTTCAGCGCGAGCGTGATGAACTTCTCGCCCTGCGGCTGTTCGAGCACGACGTCGAGCAGCGGCAGCAGCCCGTGGTGCAGGCCCTCCTTGCGCAGCCGCTGCAGGCACGCGAGCGCGTGGCCCGACAGCAGCAGCTTCAGCATTTCGTCGAACAGGCGCGCGGCCGGCACGTTGTTGATTAGGTCGGCGAGCGCGTTGATCGGTTCGCGCGTATGCGGCTCGATCTCGAAACCGAGCTTGGCCGCGAAGCGCACGACGCGCAGCATCCGCACCGGATCCTCGCGGAAGCGCGTGGCCGGATCGCCGATCATCCGCAACAGGCGGGCGCGCACGTCGGCCATCCCGTCGTGGTAGTCGAGCACCGTCTGCGTCGACGGGTCGTAGTACATCGCGTTGATCGTGAAGTCGCGGCGCGCGGCGTCTTCGTGCTGCTCGCCCCACACGTTGTCGCGCAGCACGCGGCCGCTCGCGTCCACCGCATGCGTGCGGCGATCGAGTTCGTCGCGCTTCAGGCGCTTCGGCGGCTCGGCAGCGGCCGCCTCGGGCGGCGCATCGACCAGCGCGCGGAACGTCGAGACCTCGATCAGCTCCTGGCCGAACTGCACGTGGACGATCTGGAAGCGGCGGCCGATCAGGCGTGCGCGGCGGAACAGGCGCTGCACCTCGGTCGGCGTGGCGTCGGTCGCGACGTCGAAGTCCTTCGGCGCGATGCCGAGCAGCAGGTCGCGTACCGCACCGCCGACGATGAAGGCACGGAAGCCCGCCTGCTGCAGCGTGTCGGTCACGCGCACGGCATTCTTCGAGATCAGCGCCGGGTTGATGCCGTGCACGCTGGCCGGCACGACGGTCGGTTCATGGTTGCTGCGCGGTTTCTTCGCGCCGCCGCCGCGGGCGCCCTTCGGGGCGCGCGGGGTAGCAGGGGCCGCTTCGTCGGCCGGGGCCGTTGCGGGAGACGTTTGCTCGGTTTCGTCCTGGCCGAGCAGCTTGCGGATGAATTTTTTGATCACGACGTTCAGAAGAGATCGAGGATGCGCCAGCCGCGGTTGCTTGCATGCGCGCGCAGCGTGTCGTCAGGGTTGGTCGCGATCGGGTCGGTGACTTTCTCGAGCAACGGGATGTCGTTGTGCGAGTCGCTGTAGAAATAGGTGTGCGGGAAGTCGCTCCATTGCTTGCCGAGCGACGCGAGCCACGCTTCGGTCCGCACGATCTTGCCTTCGCGATAGCTCGGCGTGCCGGTCGGCCGGCCCGTGTACGGCGAATCGGGATGCCCGTCGGTCGTTTCGACCTCGCAGGCGATCAGCGTGTCGACGCCGAACGCGGACGCGATCGGGCGCGTGATGAATTCGTTGGTCGCCGTCACGACGCAGCACAGGTCGCCCGCATCGAGGTGCTTGCGCACGAGCTCGAGCGCGGCGGGTGTCATGGCGGGCCGGATCACCTCGTGCATGTACTGATCGTGCCATTCGGCCAGCTGCGCGCGCGAATACTTCGCGAGCGGCGTGATCATCGCCGTGAGGTACGCGTGGATGTCGAGCTTGCCGGCCTTGTAGTCGGCGAAGAACTGATCGTTCTGACGCGAGAAGCTTTCCGCGTCGACGATGCCGAGCTTCACCATGAAGCGGCCCCATTCGTGGTCGCTATCGGTCGGGATCAGCGTGTGATCGAGGTCAAAGAGTGCCAGATTAGTCATGGAAGCGCATTTTACTCGAAGCGGTTCGGGCCCGTGCCCGGTGGTGTGATGTCGTCGCCGGGACGCGCCAGCATGCGGCGCAGCAACGGCAGCGTGACGGCGCGTTTCTGCTCGAGCGAGAAGCGGTCGAGCGCGTCGAGCAGCGCCATCAGGCTCGGCATGTCGCGGCGGAAATGGGTCAGCAGGTAGGCGGCGATGTCGTCGGTGAGCGCGATTCCGCGCTCCTTCGCCGCGAGCTTGAGCACGGCGATCTTGCCGGCGTCGGACGGCGGCGACAGGTGGAACACGAGCCCCCAGCCGAGGCGCGTGCGGAGATCCTCGCGCACGTCGAGCGCGAGCGGCGCCGCGGGGCCCGCCGCGACGAACGCGCTCGACGGGTGCGCGCGCACTTCGTTGAACAGGTTGAACAGCGCGACCTGCTGCGTGTCGCTCATCCGGTCGCAGTCGTCGATCGCGTAGATGCCGATGCGCGGGTCGAACGTGAACGCGCCGAGCGGGCTCTGCGGCGTCAGGTAGCGCGCATAGCCGTACGACGCGTCGCTCACGAGCGCCTGCAGCAGATGGGTGCGGCCGCAGCCGGGCTCGCCCCAGATGTAGAACGACCGGTCCGGCACGGGGCCCGCCGCGAGCGCGAGGTCGAGCTTCTGCAGGCGCGAGATGAGCTCGTCGTTCTCCTCGTTCATGATGAAGTTGTCGAACGTGGCGGGCGGCGGCGTGCCGAGATCGAGCGTCAGTTGACGAGACACAACAGTCACAATGCGGGTCGGTTGAAAATACGCGCGCCGTACGCCGGGCACGCGCCGGGGCTTGCGTCTTCACGGGCTTCACGCGCGGCCGCACGCACGGCGCCACGCCGGTTTCGGCGCGGTTCGCTCGGCGATGAAAACGGGGACGTGTTGACCAAGATGCAATCCCTGACGATTCGGTGCTGGGAATTCCGGCCAACGGGCCGGCTTCGGGTAAAATCGCATTTTACCGACCTTCTCGCATTCCCCCATGAATCCTCCGAAATCCGCTCCCGACGCTCAGGGTCTGTCCTATCGCGACGCAGGTGTCGACATCGACGCGGGCGACGCACTCATCGACAAGATCAAGCCTTTTGCGAAGAAAACCCTGCGCGACGGCGTGCTCGGCGGCATCGGCGGGTTCGGCGCGCTGTTCGAAGTGCCGAAGAAGTACAAGGAGCCCGTGCTCGTATCGGGCACCGACGGCGTGGGCACCAAGCTCAAGCTGGCGTTTCATCTGAACAAACACGACACCGTCGGCCAGGATCTCGTCGCGATGAGCGTGAACGACATCCTCGTGCAGGGCGCCGAGCCGCTGTTCTTCCTCGACTACTTCGCGTGCGGCAAGCTCGACGTCGACACCGCCGCAACGGTCGTCAAGGGCATCGCGCAGGGTTGCGAACTGTCGGGCTGCGCGCTGATCGGCGGTGAGACGGCCGAAATGCCGGGCATGTACCCGGACGGCGAATACGACCTGGCCGGCTTCGCGGTCGGCGCGGTCGAGAAGAGCAAGATCATCGACGGCAGCACGATCGCCGAAGGCGACGTGGTGCTGGGCCTCGCATCGAGCGGCATCCACTCGAACGGCTTCTCGCTCGTGCGCAAGATCATCGAGCGCGCGAACCCCGACCTGTCGGCCGATTTCCACGGCCGCTCGCTGGCCGACGCGCTGATGGCCCCCACGCGCATCTACGTGAAGCCGCTGCTCGCACTGATGCAGAAGCTGTCGGTGAAGGGCATGGCGCACATCACGGGCGGCGGTCTCGTCGAGAACATTCCGCGCGTGCTGCGCGAAGGCCTCACCGCCGAGCTCGACCAGAACGCATGGCCGCTGCCGCCGCTGTTCAAGTGGCTGCAGGAGCACGGCGGTGTCGCCGATGCCGAAATGCACCGCGTGTTCAACTGCGGCATCGGCATGGCCGTGATCGTGTCGGCGGCCGATGCCGACGCAGCGATCGCCGACCTGACCGCCGCCGGCGAACAGGTGTGGAAGATCGGCACCGTGCGTGCGACCCGCGAAGGCGAGGCGCAGACGGTCGTGGTCTGACGCACTGCCCGCAGCAGATGCAGCAAGGAAAGCCGCCCGGAGTCGATCCGGGCGGTTTTTTTTTCGGGCGTTGCGTGGCGTACGGGCGCGCGCCGATGAAGGAGGGACGACGATGACCGAAGACGAACGCGCGATCCGCGAGCTCGTGGACAACTGG is from Burkholderia sp. HI2500 and encodes:
- a CDS encoding HAD family hydrolase; this encodes MTNLALFDLDHTLIPTDSDHEWGRFMVKLGIVDAESFSRQNDQFFADYKAGKLDIHAYLTAMITPLAKYSRAQLAEWHDQYMHEVIRPAMTPAALELVRKHLDAGDLCCVVTATNEFITRPIASAFGVDTLIACEVETTDGHPDSPYTGRPTGTPSYREGKIVRTEAWLASLGKQWSDFPHTYFYSDSHNDIPLLEKVTDPIATNPDDTLRAHASNRGWRILDLF
- the folK gene encoding 2-amino-4-hydroxy-6-hydroxymethyldihydropteridine diphosphokinase, whose amino-acid sequence is MTVAYIGLGANLGDARQTLKDAVVCLAQQRTISILGKSSLYRTAPFEAGGDDYYNCVVKLDTTLSARELLALCQKIEHHFGRERPYRNAPRTLDLDILLFGDDSIDEPDLIVPHPRLTDRAFALVPLVEIEPALDIPARGRADTFLAAVADQRVEKVQTCQCLMQKALAASEDADKNRCR
- the purM gene encoding phosphoribosylformylglycinamidine cyclo-ligase; this encodes MNPPKSAPDAQGLSYRDAGVDIDAGDALIDKIKPFAKKTLRDGVLGGIGGFGALFEVPKKYKEPVLVSGTDGVGTKLKLAFHLNKHDTVGQDLVAMSVNDILVQGAEPLFFLDYFACGKLDVDTAATVVKGIAQGCELSGCALIGGETAEMPGMYPDGEYDLAGFAVGAVEKSKIIDGSTIAEGDVVLGLASSGIHSNGFSLVRKIIERANPDLSADFHGRSLADALMAPTRIYVKPLLALMQKLSVKGMAHITGGGLVENIPRVLREGLTAELDQNAWPLPPLFKWLQEHGGVADAEMHRVFNCGIGMAVIVSAADADAAIADLTAAGEQVWKIGTVRATREGEAQTVVV
- the pcnB gene encoding polynucleotide adenylyltransferase PcnB; this encodes MIKKFIRKLLGQDETEQTSPATAPADEAAPATPRAPKGARGGGAKKPRSNHEPTVVPASVHGINPALISKNAVRVTDTLQQAGFRAFIVGGAVRDLLLGIAPKDFDVATDATPTEVQRLFRRARLIGRRFQIVHVQFGQELIEVSTFRALVDAPPEAAAAEPPKRLKRDELDRRTHAVDASGRVLRDNVWGEQHEDAARRDFTINAMYYDPSTQTVLDYHDGMADVRARLLRMIGDPATRFREDPVRMLRVVRFAAKLGFEIEPHTREPINALADLINNVPAARLFDEMLKLLLSGHALACLQRLRKEGLHHGLLPLLDVVLEQPQGEKFITLALNNTDARVRAGKPVSPGFLFATLLWHDMRQRFEQYTAEGEIPVPALHRAMDDVLDMQTEKLAIHKRYSADMREIWGLQLRLEKRSGRSAMRLLEHQRFRAGYDFLLLRCESGELDMEVGQWWTDFIEGDAAAREALLTQGGTKEKSPRKRRRRGGVRNRKPGEGAAEPAPDASGGSDD
- a CDS encoding BPSL0067 family protein; its protein translation is MAHVYEKAAELVGQKLAGDGECVALVKIYTSVGPTAIWRPEKKASGDWSIRAGTVIATFENDRYPSRSHGNHAAFYLCQDVRGIHVVEQWRSLKAIQRRCIPFKGKDKNGRYIDPSNNADAFSVVK
- a CDS encoding deoxynucleoside kinase codes for the protein MTPTPLTVTAPDLRAPHRYLVIEGPIGVGKTTLARLLGERWSMQTLLERPQDNPFLERFYRDTARYALPVQLSFALQRAQQARELIGALDTGRPVIADFMPQKNDIFARLNLPEDEWQLYRSVATHVDVPQAPSPDLVVYLQASPEVLFSRIQKRGLPMELQISDAYLRSLVDAYNEFFYHYDRTPVLTVAAEHLNPLDSPEDLALLVERIETMRGRKEFFVKGETTR
- the panB gene encoding 3-methyl-2-oxobutanoate hydroxymethyltransferase; protein product: MTYLQESSRPAVTVPKLQAMRDAGEKIAMLTCYDASFAALLDRSGVDVLLIGDSLGNVLQGHTTTLPVSLDDIAYHTACVARAQPRALIMADLPFGTYGTPAEAFASSVKLMRAGAQMVKLEGGEWLAETVRFLVERAVPVCAHVGLTPQSVHAFGGFKVQGKTEAGAAQLLRDARAVEAAGAQVVLLEAVPTLIGSEVTQMLRVPTIGIGAGADCSGQVLVLHDMLGVFPGKRPRFVKDFMQGEPNIQAAVEAYVRAVKDGSFPGPEHSF
- the hda gene encoding DnaA regulatory inactivator Hda, giving the protein MSRQLTLDLGTPPPATFDNFIMNEENDELISRLQKLDLALAAGPVPDRSFYIWGEPGCGRTHLLQALVSDASYGYARYLTPQSPLGAFTFDPRIGIYAIDDCDRMSDTQQVALFNLFNEVRAHPSSAFVAAGPAAPLALDVREDLRTRLGWGLVFHLSPPSDAGKIAVLKLAAKERGIALTDDIAAYLLTHFRRDMPSLMALLDALDRFSLEQKRAVTLPLLRRMLARPGDDITPPGTGPNRFE